The Sulfurihydrogenibium sp. genome includes the window TTTATAAATAAAAGCTCTTCTCTACTGCCTGCAAGCCTGCCTTTTGAGAAGGTTATAAGCTCTGGAATAAAGTCAGAAAATTGTCTTTGTGGTAATAAGCCAAAAATACAGCCACAGTAATTTTGATGATAAAGCTCTGATTCTTTCGCAAGTTTATTCATTTTTTCTGTTCCGCCGTTTTTTCTAAAATCAATAGCCAAAAACTCCAAACCATACTCACTTGCTACCTTTTCTCCAACTTCTTTTAATACTTCAAAGTCTTTTTTAGGACTCATCATTAAAACTGTTGTAAGCTTATTACATCCAAGCTCTTTGGCTATTTCTGCACTTTTAGTTAATCTTACATCATGGCAAACAGTACATCTTTCGCCTCTTTCTGGTTCGTTTTCAAGACCTTTTACAGAAGACAGCCATAAATCTAAATCATAATCTCCTTTTATACACTCTATTCCAAGCTGATTGCAAACTCTTTTTGTTTCTATCCATCTAAGCTCAAACTCTTCTTCTGGATGTATGTTTGGGTCATAAAAATAGCCAATTAGCTCACTGTTTGGAAAATCTTCTTTTAGTTTTCTAAGTGCATAAACACTATCAACTCCGCAGCATATATGAACAAGAATTTTATCCATCTTTTAGCTCCTGATTTGTTTATAATATTTTAATATTTTACTTCTAACAGGAGGAAATCAAGTATGAGAAAAATACTAATTTCTGCAGTTTTAGTATTATCAAGCATTTCTGTGAAAGTGCCCTAAAAATCCACACTGTCATCTGCAGCCGGCGAAGAATCTACGCCTTTATACTCATACTCTGTCATTTCTGAAGCCGAGCTCTCATATTTTTTCTTTTCAAATCAAAAATCGAAAGAGAAGATCCTTTGCTTCGTTTAGATGACGAACAATGTAAGCTTATAAAAATTTTGCATCGCTCTCATCCTTTCTAACCTTTCAATTAACAATATGTTAAAATAAAAAGCTATGGAGATAAAAAATTACAAGCTTGAAATCAGTTATATTGGAACTAACTACAACGGTTGGCAAAGGCAGAAAAACGGAATCGGAATTCAACAAGTCATTGAAGATTTATTGTCTGAGCTTTTGAAAGAAAAAATAACGCTAATTGGTGCAGGAAGGACTGATGCAGGCGTCCATGCTTTAAGGCAGGTTGCAAACTTTAAAACAAAAAAACATAAAAACCCAAAGACTATATACACCTATCTCAATGCAAAACTGCCAAGGGACATTTCAATTTTGAAAGTTGA containing:
- a CDS encoding epoxyqueuosine reductase QueH; translation: MDKILVHICCGVDSVYALRKLKEDFPNSELIGYFYDPNIHPEEEFELRWIETKRVCNQLGIECIKGDYDLDLWLSSVKGLENEPERGERCTVCHDVRLTKSAEIAKELGCNKLTTVLMMSPKKDFEVLKEVGEKVASEYGLEFLAIDFRKNGGTEKMNKLAKESELYHQNYCGCIFGLLPQRQFSDFIPELITFSKGRLAGSREELLFIKQVRLYTESNGIKCKEKDFSFIGWRLLSSVCKVNKDYVNHKVLPYSKTIKGVLRAVVSQIEEKEDFKIAYLNKGNAKIYILNELKELPLSEPRIFTDPVFIVDTQLKEGDKVELQLKSEFIPDMVSQNLYIGDVESSERKLEFYSDTDSDGNNGYRLEDVIRAINENKEDIKAGKLGIIVYGAELIGKLGRRVIS